GGTGGCATAGGAGGGCAGCGGCCCCAGGGTCTGATCGCCCGCGCACAAGGCGGCGAGGTTGTCGTAATGCAGCTGCACCGTCCAACCGGGGTAGTCGCGGTACTGGGCTTGCACCGCATCCATCAGGCGCGGACTCAGCGCGCGCTGCTCCCCGGCATCGCTGCGCCGGCGCGGGCGCAGTGCCGCCACCGGGTCTTGGGCATCGCGTGCGAGGTAATACCAACGCTCCAAGGTGCCAAAGCTAAAACTGACCGCCCGCCCAGTCACCGGATGGCGCCATGACTTGGCCGCTAGCGCCTTCAGCCGCGCGCCCAGCGCGTTCGCCGGCGCAGGATCAGCCAATAAAGGACCAATAATGGCAAAGCGCAACCGCGCCCAACCATCGGGATCACCGAGGCCGTTGTCATCGGACATTCGTCTTCACCTCCCAGTTGTTTCACACATCACCGGGAGTCTAGAAGGCGCCGCCCAGCGGCGCGATGAGGTCTTCTGCGGGTTGGCGTTGCCCTACAGCGAGCCTGTCGCTGTCGTGCTCGGGGCGATCAATATCAGCAGTTGCACGACGCGCTCGGACAACGCTTTTGCGCTCAATTTTTCCAGCAGGGATCCTGGCAGGTGCTCGGTGGCGATCGGCGGCATCAACAGACCAGCCAAGGATCGAAAGCAGCGGGTTTGCACAAACTGCTCACGCCACCAGTGCTGCCACCGCCGCAGGGTTTGGACGGTGACACCGAGCGTCTTGATCAAGCGCTGGCGACGCGATGCGCTCAGCCCGCAATGCAGGGCGGAAATCAGCACGACGATGACCCCGAGATAGACCTTGCGGCCCAGAAACCGAACGGAAGGCGGGGTGCTGCGCCGCCGGCACCCGTCCGCGGCACAGCAGAAACTCAGACGGCTCTGGTAGCTCTCATCCAAGACGCCACGCACAACACCTCGGGGCTTACGCGGATAACGGGCGCTGTGCAACGCACCACCGCAGTCACAGCCGCCCGCGCGGACTTCCTCGGCAATCGACTCGTCGATCCGGGTGAGCAGGTGGTAAAAGTTCGTGTCGGCAAGAAAGGCGTGACACACTGGGACTGTCTCCTGGTTTTTGGCGAAATTCGGAGACAGCCCTCTCGGGCAACTTGCGTCAAGTTGTTTGAGGGGGTTTTTTGTTTTCCCTCACTGAATTTGCTCAGAATCGCGGCCGATTCCCGCAAATAGTCTGCTCAGGCTCAGCCAGCCAAGCCAAAGCGCAGCGCAAGCCGGGACGCTGACCATTATCCCCCAAAGACGAGCATGCCTCGGCCAGGACGTAAACCGAAAGCGATGCTTCCAAAACCAACACCGGCAACCCCAGCACCCAGCACGTCGGATAGAAACCCTGCTCCCACATAGGACAACAATTCAATCAAACGACCTGGAAGCCAGATAAGTGTCACGCCGATGACGAAGACCGCCAGATTGAGCGTAATCACGATAATTGCGGGACCCATTTCCAAGCCATTTGAAGGACATGGAATGCGTGTGGGATCACGGGGGCCGTTACTGGCCGACAGCGGGAAGCCGGAATCGTGAACCACGCTCCCCCCCTGAGGGGGGAGAGACGCAGCGGGTTCAGTTGCCTCTAGCGCTCTGGCGAATGGCGCGAGCGAGGGTGTAGCGGGCATAGCGCTCGGCATCGGCTCCGCGACGCGGGGACGCGCGCTCGAGCAAGCGCTGGTAGACCGTGGTCGGTGCAAGGCCCGCCTCAAGAGCGCCGCAGACCCAGCCCCATTCGCGGGCGGATTCGGACGGATCCCCGGTGGATAAGCGCGCCCGTGGAGCGCAGTTGACGACCGGCGGCGGAGCCGGAGCCATCGTTGGCAAGGCCGGAGTTGGATCCCAGACGCGCTCCTGCGGGCTTGGTCGCCGAAGGACATTGACCCACTCCCCGCCACGCTTGGCATTCTTCATCCCGGCGAGCCGACCGAGGTGCTCACCGGAGACCGAGCCCGGATCGGCGCCAACGCGCGGGATCAGCCAACGCTGCACATCACAGCGCTGCGCCTCATCGAGCGCGCGGGTCAGCCGTAGCCACAGGTGGCAGCCCCCGAGCGTCGAAGTCTGCACCACCAGGGCCGCATAGTGCCGAGCGATGCGCTGCGCCATCGGCCGTGCGACATCATCGAGAAACACCATTGGCCAGGGATAGCCGCGGGCTGGACGGATATAAATATCGGCCTGTTGGACATTGCGCGCTCTGGCCAGCCCCAACGGAAGCTGATCCAAAGAGCGATCATGGAACCACAGCATCGTCGCCTTGGCGGTGCGCACCGCCAAATCGGCACGCACGATGCCAGCGTCGTGCCATGCCTCAAGCATCACGGCGGTGTGTCTTGCCGCTGTCATGGCCTGGTGCGGGCGCTCAGCGCTCAAGCGGCTCATCAGGCGCCCGCCCTGGCACTCGGGCGTTGGCGGGCGTTGCCCGCCGCTGAACCAAACACCTCAAGGTAGAGTTGTTCATCGAGCTGCGCGCGTTCGAGCCGAGCAGCCTGCGCCAGCAATTCTGCCGCCATGGTCGTGAGCACGCGATAATTGCCCAACGCATGCTCAGCGAGCGTCTTCATCAGCCCTGCGCTCATCAGACTCGCATTGCCGGCACTGTGTTGTAAATGCTCCAGGCAGGCGACCAGCGCCTCGCGACTGGCATACTCCATACTCAGGCGCGTACGGATACGACTGCCCAGCGGCAGCAACTCCTCACGGCGCAGCTTGGTCGCCAGGCGGCCATCGCCGGCCAGGATCACGCTCAACAACGTGCGCGAATCGAACTGCATGGAGGTCAGCAGACGCAGCTCATTGAGCACCGTCGGATGCATCTCCTGCGCCTCGTCGATGAGCAACACCGGGCGCAACAGCGTCGTCTCCAGATGCGCCAGCCAGCGCTCGCGCAGGATCTTGAAGCCACCCCAGCGGTTATGGGGCTTGAGGTCAACGGCGAACAGATCGCCCATCTCGCGGTAGAAGTCCGCCACCTTCGAGCTGGGATGCGTGAGCGCCCCAACGCTGATATCGGGCAGCTGGCGCAGACGCTCATCGAGCAGGCGCAGTACCGCACTCTTGCCGGTACCCGGATCACCTTGAATGAGCGCAAAACCGCCTTCGCGGATCAGGCTCTGCTCGATGCGCCAGCAAAACTGCTCCACCGGCGCGCTGCGATGCAGTGCCGCCGTCGGCAGCTCCGGGGAGAACGGATTGAACTTCAGTCCATAGAGGGCCAGCAGGGTCTTGTTCATCGACTGGATTCCAGGTCATCGTGTTTTGGCAGATAGGCCGGCGGCAGACCGGTGGCGGCATACTCGGCGAGCAAGTCGCGCAGCAACGGTGGCAGCGTCGTGGCGCGTTGTGATGGCGGTGGCGGTGCGCCGGCGGGCTCAAGGCGCCGACGCTGCCCGGAGGCATTGGCGGCTTTATCGAGGGGATAGAGGCGGCAGAGGATGGCGCCCGAGTGGGGATCAACCACGTCCACAGCACTCAGATCCCAGCGGGCATAAGCGATATGCAGTTGCTCAAGGTGACGCAAGCGCGCCGGCACCTCGAAGCGCTTGCCCGCCAGGCTGAGCGTCCCATCGCTGCGGCGCTGACGGCGTTGGACGCGACAACGAAAAGCGGCGCGGACCTGCTCGCTGTCCGGACAGGGGCGCCCCACGTTGGGCGCATCGAGAAGACGCGCAAGCGGCGTGGCGGCGGTCTCACTGTGGACCTTGCGGTGGTACTCCTGCTCCACCCACGCCTGAGTGAGGGTGTTGAGCCGCTGCAGGCTCAGCTCCTCCAGCCCCTTAAGCATCGCCATCAGGCGGCCTTCCAGCGTGGCCCAGAAGCGCTCCTGCTTGGCGTTCTGATACGGGCTGTACGGCAGGGTCGGCTCGTGGAGGATGCCCAGCGCATGCAATCCGGCGGTGAATTCCTCGGCCTGCATTGCCGCGCCGTTATCGCTCATCAGGGCGCGCGGCAGCCCGCGCTTGTGCAACGCCTGTCCCAGACCATGCACCAAGGTCTCGGTGGTCTCATCGAGGTACCACTGCAGATGGCAGATCAGGCGCGAGTGATCGTCGATGACCGCCAGCAGCAGGGGCTTGACCCAGACGCCACCCCGGGTGAGGACGTTGCGCGAGCCATGATGAAAGTCCAGATGCCACAAGGCATGGACATACTGGGCTTCATAGCTGCGCACCTCGCAGGCCTCCAGGCGCCGCGCGGCCTGCTCGGCCCCGGGTGTCTTGCGCGCCGGGACACGCCGGCGGTGCAGGCCCGCGCGCTTCATGAAGCGGCGCACGGTGGCATAGGAGGGCAGCGGCCCCAGGGTTTCATCGCCCGCGCACAAGGCGGCGAGGTTGTCGTAATGCAGCTGCACCGTCCAACCGGGGTAGTCGCGGTATTGCGCCTGTACGGCCTCCATCAGGCGCGGGCTCAGCGCGCGCTGCTCCCCGGCATCGCTGCGCCGGCGCGGGCGCAGTGCGGTCACCGGGTCTTGGGCATCGCGTGCGAGGTAATACCAGCGCTCCAAGGTCCCAAAGCTAAAACTGACCGCCCGCCCAGTCACCGGATGACGCCATGACTTGGCCGCTAGCGCCTTCAGCCGCGCGCCCAGCGCGTTCGCCGGCGCAGGATCAGCCAATAAAGGACCAATAATGGCAAAGCGCAACCGCGCCCAACCATCGGGATCACCGAGGCCGTTGTCATCGGACATTCGTCTTCACCTCCCAGTTGTTTCACACATCACCGGGAGTCTAGAAGGCGCCGCCCAGCGGCGCGATGAGGTCTTCTGCGGGTTGGCGTTGCCCTACAGCGAGCCTGTCGCTGTCGTGCTCGGGGCGATCAATATCAGCAGTTGCACGACGCGCTCGGACAACGCTTTTGCGCTCAATTTTTCCAGCAGGGATCCTGGCAGGTGCTCGGTGGCGATCGGCGGCATCAACAGACCAGCCAAGGATCGAAAGCAGCGGGTTTGCACAAACTGCTCACGCCACCAGTGCTGCCACCGCCGCAGGGTTTGGACGGTGACACCGAGCGTCTTGATCAAGCGCTGGCGACGCGATGCGCTCAGCCCGCAATGCAGGGCGGAAATCAGCACGACGATGACCCCGAGATAGACCTTGCGGCCCAGAAACCGAACGGAAGGCGGGGTGCTGCGCCGCCGGCACCCGTCCGCGGCACAGCAGAAACTCAGACGGCTCTGGTAGCTCTCATCCAAGACGCCACGCACAACACCTCGGGGCTTACGCGGATAACGGGCGCTGTGCAACGCACCACCGCAGTCACAGCCGCCCGCGCGGACTTCCTCGGCAATCGACTCGTCGATCCGGGTGAGCAGGTGGTAAAAGTTCGTGTCGGCAAGAAAGGCGTGACACACTGGGACTGTCTCCTGGTTTTTGGCGAAATTCGGAGACAGCCCTCTCGGGCAACTTGCGTCAAGTTGTTTGAGGGGGTTTTTTGTTTTCCCTCACTGAATTTGCTCAGAATCGCGGCCGATTCCCGCAAATAGTCTGCTCAGGCTCAGCCAGATAGGAATACCAAGGGACAGTTTCATGATTCGGCCGATCATGCTTGCTATTGCCGCGAGAGAGCGGATTCATTCTCGAGAGTGGCGACGCGCCATGCGCGTTAGGGCTCTTTCTGGCGAAAGACTCATCAACCGCAAGTTTTGCCGGCTGCTCGCGACGAGAAGCGAGCTGTCTCCAGACCTTTCCCCTACCCCCCCACCTTAACAACGCCATGGAATCCCTGGCCAGCAAGCTACCGATGGATGCCAATAAGAACGCAATCCCGAAGACCAGAACGACGACAACGAAAAAGCCGGGGTTCTTCTTCTCGAGAACGGCAGTCGACGGCTTCTCAGGATTGTAATAAACGGTGACGCGATCACCGGGGTCATAGCGCTGGATCCCAACGCTTCTGTCTCCGCCGACGTTTTCGAAGGAGTAGCGATCCGCCGAATAGGTCTTGCCGTCGACCTGGTATTCGTAGGCGAAGATCTCTCGCCATGGTTTCCCGGGTGTGGAGGGTGGAGCCATGAGGGCCTGGGTGATGGTGCCCGGGACCTCAGCCCATGAGTCCTGGATAGAGCCCTGAAGCAGGGTGTAGGCCTAGGGAGTTCAATTTGAGCTGTTTCACGCACATTGTAAGCTGGCAACTACCGTGCGGGCCTATGTTCTCAAGCTGCTGTTTTAGATGATTTAATTTTGTCTTCTAGGTGAAGGGAAGTTGCGTGAGCCAGAACATGGGAAATCTGGCCAAATTGAACTACCTAGTGTAGGCCGCTGCACCGATACAGATGACCGAAAGGACCAGCATCAGGGCGCCGCCGCGCGTGATAAAACCCTCCCAATCGATCCGAAAGGGGGTCTTCGGGTTGTTTTCGGGAGCGCGCGGCAAGGATTCGCGCTTAGCCACCGGAGATTGGCGCCTTGGCGGCCGTTGTGGAAATGGGTGTTGCGTATCGGTACCCTGACAAACCTCTTGCGCGGATGGGTCCCTGCAACAACAGGTCAACAATCTCATCGCGCGCCTGTCGCGCTTGAGGTGACAGGTGATTATCTTCCAAAGTTGCAGGCTCTTTTAGCGCGTTTCCACGATGTTGCAGCTCTATACCGCGTGGGAATCCCGGTTAAACCGGTTCGGGAAGTATTGTGAGCGGAGCGACGTCACGCTTTCGATTCTGACGGTACCTTTGCTGATTTTCCAACTGCATAGAACAGCCACCCGGTGCCGCCCAGAAAGAGCCCCATCAAGACTGGGACAAAGGTTCCCCAATTCCAGCCGGTCTTGAGGACGGCGTCGGTTGGGTTTTTCGGATCGAAATACACAGTGACTGCGGCGCCTTGTGGAAAGCGTGATGCCGCTTCTGCTTCCGCCTCGGCGCGCGCTCCGTAGAGGCGACTCGCACGTTCGCCTTGTCCAAGCGAATAGCGAGAAGATGTGTAGGAATCACCCTCAACATCGTAGGTGTATTGAACAGACACGTAATACTCGACGTAAGTGTTTCGTGCAGCTCCGGCAGGGTTTTTCGTTAAGGACACGTGAGTGCTCACCTCAGCGTTGAGGACCGAGCCTTCTGCAGACGACCAGGAGAGGGTCTCATTCGCGATAAAGAGAAAATAGATCCCGAAGACAATCAGTAGCGCCCCTAAGGCACCGACTCCTAGACCGAACAGCCGGAGTGTCTTATGGGCCTTGAGATCTTGCTGCTTTGTATCATTCTCATCCGACACTGAGCAATCCTCCACAAGTACGCTGTGCCTAGGTAGTTCAATTTGGCCAGATTTCCCATGTTCTGGCTCACGCAACTTCCCTTCACCTAGAAGACAAAATTAAATCATCTAAAACAGCAGCTTGAGAACATAGGCCCGCACGGTAGTTGCCAGCTTACAATGTGCGTGAAACCATACCATTACCCATAACTATCCCTGACGCTGCGGTAAGCCTCCAGCGCCATGACAAAATCGGGGATGCGCTGCAACCCAATCCAGAGCGTCTTCGGTCCCGGGAACCCATCGGATTTGCGGTTGAGAAAGCCGCCCAGGGAGGCGACCATGCGCACCATGGTATCGAGCGAGGGCGGCTGCTCGGGTGGCGCTTGTTTCTGGGTGACCAGATAGACCGCCTTCCATTCCTCCTCGGCAAAGACCGCATCGCAAGGCAACTCCGGGCACTCGCGCCCGAGCATGGTCAGGTACAGCACCCGCCACGCGATGATCATGTACAAAGCGAGCGCCGGCTCCAGGCGCTCGCGCGTCTCGAGCTGCAGCTCCTCGATGCGGCAGCCACTTTTTAAGATCCGGAAAAAAATTTCCACTTGCCACCTGCAAAGATACCAGGAGAGCGTCTCGATGGCCTCTTGGGCGCTCTGCACCGCCAGATTGGTCAGCAACAGCCAGTTGAGTGGCTCCTCGCCGGCGGGCGGATTGACCTCGGTGGCCAGCAAAGCCGTGACCGTGACATCGGGCAAGGTGCGATCCGGGCGCCAGGGTGCCTTCAGGGTCACGCGCACCACCTTGATCTCCTGCGTGACCTGGCGTGCTTTGGCCCCCTTGGTGGCGGGACGCTCGAAGGTGATCTCGGTGAGCACCGGGGCGGCGTCCAGGGCCTCATTGAGCTTTCTGCCATCGGCC
Above is a genomic segment from Thiorhodovibrio litoralis containing:
- a CDS encoding DNA-primase RepB domain-containing protein, whose amino-acid sequence is MSRLSAERPHQAMTAARHTAVMLEAWHDAGIVRADLAVRTAKATMLWFHDRSLDQLPLGLARARNVQQADIYIRPARGYPWPMVFLDDVARPMAQRIARHYAALVVQTSTLGGCHLWLRLTRALDEAQRCDVQRWLIPRVGADPGSVSGEHLGRLAGMKNAKRGGEWVNVLRRPSPQERVWDPTPALPTMAPAPPPVVNCAPRARLSTGDPSESAREWGWVCGALEAGLAPTTVYQRLLERASPRRGADAERYARYTLARAIRQSARGN
- a CDS encoding ExeA family protein, which gives rise to MNKTLLALYGLKFNPFSPELPTAALHRSAPVEQFCWRIEQSLIREGGFALIQGDPGTGKSAVLRLLDERLRQLPDISVGALTHPSSKVADFYREMGDLFAVDLKPHNRWGGFKILRERWLAHLETTLLRPVLLIDEAQEMHPTVLNELRLLTSMQFDSRTLLSVILAGDGRLATKLRREELLPLGSRIRTRLSMEYASREALVACLEHLQHSAGNASLMSAGLMKTLAEHALGNYRVLTTMAAELLAQAARLERAQLDEQLYLEVFGSAAGNARQRPSARAGA
- a CDS encoding DDE-type integrase/transposase/recombinase produces the protein MSDDNGLGDPDGWARLRFAIIGPLLADPAPANALGARLKALAAKSWRHPVTGRAVSFSFGTLERWYYLARDAQDPVTALRPRRRSDAGEQRALSPRLMEAVQAQYRDYPGWTVQLHYDNLAALCAGDETLGPLPSYATVRRFMKRAGLHRRRVPARKTPGAEQAARRLEACEVRSYEAQYVHALWHLDFHHGSRNVLTRGGVWVKPLLLAVIDDHSRLICHLQWYLDETTETLVHGLGQALHKRGLPRALMSDNGAAMQAEEFTAGLHALGILHEPTLPYSPYQNAKQERFWATLEGRLMAMLKGLEELSLQRLNTLTQAWVEQEYHRKVHSETAATPLARLLDAPNVGRPCPDSEQVRAAFRCRVQRRQRRSDGTLSLAGKRFEVPARLRHLEQLHIAYARWDLSAVDVVDPHSGAILCRLYPLDKAANASGQRRRLEPAGAPPPPSQRATTLPPLLRDLLAEYAATGLPPAYLPKHDDLESSR
- a CDS encoding DUF3592 domain-containing protein — translated: MAPPSTPGKPWREIFAYEYQVDGKTYSADRYSFENVGGDRSVGIQRYDPGDRVTVYYNPEKPSTAVLEKKNPGFFVVVVLVFGIAFLLASIGSLLARDSMALLRWGGRGKVWRQLASRREQPAKLAVDESFARKSPNAHGASPLSRMNPLSRGNSKHDRPNHETVPWYSYLAEPEQTICGNRPRF
- a CDS encoding DUF3592 domain-containing protein, whose protein sequence is MSDENDTKQQDLKAHKTLRLFGLGVGALGALLIVFGIYFLFIANETLSWSSAEGSVLNAEVSTHVSLTKNPAGAARNTYVEYYVSVQYTYDVEGDSYTSSRYSLGQGERASRLYGARAEAEAEAASRFPQGAAVTVYFDPKNPTDAVLKTGWNWGTFVPVLMGLFLGGTGWLFYAVGKSAKVPSESKA
- a CDS encoding IS4 family transposase, with protein sequence MIALASELQDISLGDKRLNHRAQQVLETLGAKPTQSIPGACNGWYETRAAYRFFDHPTVTAEQILAPHFACTEERLREHPRVLCIQDTSELDYTTKKGIVGLGPLNFESRYGMYIHPTLAVTPERLALGLLDLHTFVREPGSLGQDKDSRRPLEEKESVRWVDGYARVNALAEELSDTRLTYVADREGDIYDLFVEAPIPENSADWLVRVQHRDRCLADGRKLNEALDAAPVLTEITFERPATKGAKARQVTQEIKVVRVTLKAPWRPDRTLPDVTVTALLATEVNPPAGEEPLNWLLLTNLAVQSAQEAIETLSWYLCRWQVEIFFRILKSGCRIEELQLETRERLEPALALYMIIAWRVLYLTMLGRECPELPCDAVFAEEEWKAVYLVTQKQAPPEQPPSLDTMVRMVASLGGFLNRKSDGFPGPKTLWIGLQRIPDFVMALEAYRSVRDSYG